The window CTCTTCACTTAGAAAAACTAACTCTCGGGTAGTTCGGGGAGCGATATCCACTCCAACAACAAATCCATTTTCTCCTACGATATCACTCACATGAGAAATTGTGGTTCCAGTGCTAGCTCCTAAGTAGAGCACTTTTGAATCAGGGTAGATTCCTATTTGACTTGCTCCTTTTTTTATCCCTGCGCAAAGTTTGGATCTGCGAGGGTCCCACTCGCGATACTCAACCCCTTGAACTCTCACAAGGCGCTCCCCATAAACGGATTTTCGAGGAACGAGGTTCTTGGTAAACAAGCGACCCTTTTCTTCAAATACCCCTTTAAGGCGAGTTTCCCTCATGAGAACTTCTCCTCCACTTCTTTGATAAGCACGTCTCCTTTAAACTCTCCCTTGAAATAATCAATACGTGATGCTATTGAGATTTTATCTGCAAGTGCTCGTGCCACGCGTCCTTTATCCTTTTTGCTCGCTTTTGTAACAAGAGGGTGTTGGAAGAGGATTCCGTATTTGGGAGGGCTTATTTTTTTATTCTTAAGATGTCTGAAAAACGCTTTTTCAGCACCTAGCATCTGCACTGTTGATGCAGGAAAGAGCATGAGGTTTTTAATTCCACCTGCAATTGCAAGAAGTTTTGCTCCGATGAGCCCCCCTGCAACCGCCTTAAGATTAGGAAAGTTCTCCTCCATGACCTCGTTGATGTAGTTTTGTTCTTCTTTTTTAAGCTCATAAAGGTCTGCAATGCGTCTTGCAAGGGAGTGCATCTCCTGTACATGTTCTTGAGAGAGATCTGCTCCCATCGTGTTTGGTTCTCGTACATCTCTTCCTTGAAGAAGTATCGTAACAAAAGCCTCATGTGAATCTATTGCGTGTTCAAATTCAGGGTTGTACAATGCGTACCACTCTCTTAATCGTTTTGAGAGGATGTTAAGAACTCTGTCAAGCTCTTCACTTGAACTTATTGCTTGTATGATTAGTTGATCTTCGCTTACGCTCTCACGTATTTTTTTCCTTGTGTACTCTATGAGTTCTGATCTGAGTTTGGAAAGGTTTGACATGTTGTAACAAGATAATTAAGAGTATATAAAGGTGGTGTCGCTCAACCTCTGCAATAACATCATAGGACTGCCCTACGGTGTACTCTTCTTCACCCGTACGCGTTCTAGAATCTTCCTTAAAGACGCTTCCTCTCTTTTACATTAAACCTGTCTTTAAAGAAGTCTTTCCACCATTGCTGCAAAAGCAGGGCGGGTGATTAAAACACCGATGGTAACTCCGATCATCGTAGTTATTGCAAATCCTTTTACAAGACCTGCTCCTGCAAAAAGAAGCGGAATCATTGCAAACATCGTAGTAAGATATGCTCCTATGATAATGAAAAACGCATTTTTAAGCTGTTCTTTGAAGCTTTTTCTCTTGTTTTCTCCTCTTAGGGTTTCATCAGCAATGACAATTTGATCATCAACGCCTGTTCCAACTGCTACGAGAATTCCTGCAATAGCTGCGAGGTCAAGATTCCATCTGATTAAAGCTGCTACGCCCAGAAGAATAATCACTTCTGAGATCATGGTAATCAACATAGGAACCGCAACTTCCCACCTCCTAAATGCTATGAACACCACAAGAGCAACTGCAAGTATTGCAAGTGCTCCCATGATAATTGCTGAGCGTACAAATTCTTTTCCTAATACTGGCGAGACAGTATCTGTTTTGACGATGTTCAATTTTACGGGAAGAGAACCTGTAACAAGAATAGTTTGCATGCGTTTCATGTTGGTAAGTGCATCTTGCACTGCTGCTTGCTCAGTAGGACCCGTTCCTGACCCAGAAATAGAAATATCCGTTGCAGCAACCCCTTTAAGATCTGCTCCGATGTTGAGTGCGTCAACTTCTTGTCCATCAAGAATGAACCTGAGTTGTTCGCTTAGGTAACCGCCACTTCTTGAATTCGGATCTGGGATCACTTCAAGAGGCGCTGTGAGTTCTGCAACTCTTTGCGCTGCTTGAGGAGATAACGAGATAGAAAATCTAAACCCGCAAGCCCATGAGCCATCGCTTAGCGTTCCGCAACCCGTTGAAGGATCAATCCCAGAACACTGGGACGATCTACACACATACGTAAGATCATCTCCTCCGGTAAACGCTGTTTTATTTCCTATGCGCGCTTCAAACACTCCTTGTTTTGCAATGAGTTCTTTAATCTCTGTTTCTTGAGCGCCGGCCATTTCTATGAGAATGTACTGATTTCCTGAAAGATCGTTTGCAGATCTCACTATGACGTCGGAAAGTCCGAAAACGTTGAGTCTCTCTTGTAAGTTTGTAAGAACAATGTCCATATCATCTACAGAGATGGGCTCTTCGGGTTGGAGGAGGACACGAATACCTCCCTGCAGGTCAAGTCCTTTTCGAATGTTTGATTTGGGTGCATCGGCCACCGACAAGCCAATATCTGTATCATTAAGAACAGTAACTCTGTATAATCCTTTTGTTGTTTTGAATTGTAACGTATCTCCTGGCTGTGCTGAACTTACTATTGCATGGTAATCAGCTTCATCTTGAACGACTTGATTGTTAATTGCAATGATACGCTCATAAGACCTGGGAGAATCTTGCGGATTATATGCAGAAAATCCTGCAAGTGATGCGGAACTGTTTGGTGCAACATGAGTGATGATAACTCCTGAAGCAGAGGGATTAGGATTGATTGCAAGTAGTGCAAAAAAAACAAAGAGCAAAAGTAAGAGCACTCTTACGTTAAAAAAGAGTTTTTTGAACTTCATGCTTTTTCCCTCCTCTCCATAAACCACATGAGAATACCTGTGTTTTGCAGCCACGTCACTACAACGTCAACGATAAGACCGATGAATAATATGAGAAGTATTTGTTTGAGAACTTCTGACTGAGTAACTATAAGACCAACAATGAGTGCTGCCATGGTTGTTGCAGTCATTGTCAAACCTGTTTTCATAGCTGAGAGCATCCTTGTGAAAACAGTTCCTTCTTTGTGGCGTAGCACCCTTGTAGTAAGAAGAATATCGGTATCAACAGAATAACCAATGAGCATGAGAAGTGCTGCGATTCCCGCGGTGGACAATTTTACACCCATAATATCAAGTACTGCAAGAGTGATGATCATATCAGATGCTGCAGCAAGCATGATACCTGCACTTGGAATTGGTGTTCTAAAATATGCAAACACCACAACACCCATAAAGATGAATGCGAGAAGAAGTGCGATCATAGTCTCCTTGAAAAAAGACTCTCCGAGACTTGCCCCGATTTCTTCAACACTGTACGATTCAAAGTCTCCAATAACTTGCTTAACTGCTGCTACTAACTCATCTTCAGAAACATCTGCTGCATCAATAATGATACCCACTGGTTGTCCTGCTTGCGTCATGGCACGTGCGTTTACTTCAACACCCAGAATTTTCGCCACATCTGCTTGCACTTCTTTTGCGTCTACTACTTTATCAGTCTGAACGGTGAGGGTAATTCCTCCTTTCAAACTAACGCCCTTATCAATAAACTCACCCGTTTGTGCGTAATGAGCGTACAGAATGCCTAAAGCTACGAGCAAAATAATAAAGGGTATGAACATGAGTTGTTTGTAGTACTTTTTGTAAGTTGCTTCCCACTTATGTTCTTTTGGGGTAGAACGTGGTTGAGGTTCCTCTTTTTTAGGAACATAGCGCTCCCCCCGAGATCTGAGCATGCGCCGTTCTCTTCGTGATGACATAGTACCCCGTGAACTCAAAGCCGTTTTTAAAAGTATTGGAATATGTGCAGAGAACATACGGCGTTTTCATACGGTGCTGCGGACACGCCATACAGACACACAACACCTTCTCACCAAGAACAACAAATCAAAAAAACAAGAGGAGTTTGATGCACCAAGACGAAAAAGACATATTTTACACTACTTCTGTGAGTGTATTAAAGTACCTTATGTAGTACTTTAGTACTAAGAGGTTTTTTCCGCTCTTGCAAGGGTTTCTCGCTCTTTTTTGATGTGCAATGCAGCAGCACATAAACCAAAAAATAACGGCGCTGGCTTGAGCAGACTGCTTTTAAGCTCTGGATGAGCTTGTGTTGCTACGAAAAAAGGATGATCTGTGCGTTCAAGAAATTCCACTAATCTGCCATTTTCCGATTTTCCTGAGAAGCGCAGACCCCTTGTTTCAAGAACTTGATGATACTCTGGATTAACTTCGTACCTGTGCCTGTGGCGCTCAGAGACTTTTTGTGCATTGTAGAGCCGATACACCAAAGAGTCTTTAAGAATAACTGCTTCATACGCTCCCAAACGCATCGTACCCCCTTTTTGTGTAATCCCTTTTTGCTCCGGAAGAATGTCCACTACGCAATGCGTTGCATGTTCCTTCATCTCAGCGCTATGAGCATCGGGCAATTCACACTTATTACGAGCATGCTCAACCACTGCGAGTTGCAAACCCAAACAAATTCCTAAGAAAGGTATTCTGTTCTCTCGAGCAAAGCGAATAACATCTATTTTTCCTTCAACACCTCTTGTGCCAAACCCTCCAGGAACAATTATTGCATCCGCTTCTTCTAATTTGAGTAATTCTTGTGCGTTTGTGGTTTCCACCCATAAAATTCGCGGCCTTGCTTTAAGATGCGCACAGGCATGATGAATTGCTTCAACAACACTTGCATAACTATCTTCAAGAGCTGTGTATTTCCCTGCGATTGCAATAGTAAGTTCATCATCTGCTTTTGCAATGTTTTGCACAAGATCAGACCATTCTCTTAGATTTGGGCGAACATTCATTTGAAGCTTTTCATTGAGGATGTCCATTAAGCCTTCATTATAGAAGACAAGAGGGATCTTATAGATAGAATCAACGTCAAGACCTGTGATTACTGCACGAGGAGAAACATCACAAAACGTAGCGATTTTTTTCTTAATACCCTCTTCAAGATACTCAGAGCAGCGTCCGATAATGATATCAGGCTGTATTCCCTTTTGTCGCAGGAGACCTACTGATTGTTGAGTTGGTTTTGATTTTTGCTCACCCACACCTGGCGGAATAGGAACGTATGTGAGGTGTATGTAGCACACATTTTCTTCACCCAAATCATGTTTGAGTTGGCGTGCAGCTTCAATATGCATTTCGGTTTCAATATCGCCCACCGTTCCCCCTATTTCTATGAGCATCACATCTGCGTTTTCTTCTTCTGCAATGGACTTCCACGTCTCTTTGATTTGGTCAGTGACGTGAGGGATCATTTGCACCGTCTTTCCAAGGTACTCCCCCTTACGTTCTTTTTCGAAAATACTTTGGTAGATCTTACCCATTGTCACATTCCAATGAGCTTTACAAGAAATACCAAGGAAACGCTCATAGTGTCCAAAGTCCATATCTGCTTCTTCACCATCATCAAGAACGAACACTTCCCCGTGTTCAATAGGGTTCATCGTTCCAGGATCAATGTTAAGATACCCCTCGCATTTAACGGGAATTACTCTTTTTTGTGATGAGAGAAGAAAACCAATGGATGCCGCTGCGATGCCTTTGCCTAGCCCCGAGAGAACCCCACCAGTAACTACAATGTATTTTGTCGGCATCAACAGTTTTAAGAGACTGTGAGATTTAAAAGAGTTATTTACTCATAAACAGGTACGAAACAAAAAACCTCTGCTCGTATCAAAATGCGCCAAAATGCGCCAAAATACATCAAAGTGCTTGGAAGAGTTGCGAGTATACTTGAAAACCATCAAAACCGGGAATGGGTAACATGTTAAAGAGGAATAGAACTCCATTAATCCTTTGAGTTAGCACTACTGCCTTAACATATTTTGATGGAACTTTTTGAAGCTTCAAGGCAATCTTACATGCAAGGTAGAGTAGTAGATTTACTCCTGGGCCTGCAAATGCGATAAGTGCGTGTGGGATGTGTCCCGCAAAACCTTGAATTGCAACATAAGCAGGAACAAAAAAGATAAACCCTGGCATGAACAGTTTAAGTAAGACTCCTATTGCCAACCAAGTATATGCTGCGTGAAATACTGCATGTAAACCAAATGCAAGAGCTACGAATTTATGCCCAAATTCATGAAGAATGATTGCAGGCGCCGTAACAACGATTGCAAAGGTGAAATCGTCATACTTTCGGCTTTGAATTGCTCTGAGCGGGTCGTACACTTGTGGAGCAGGGGCTCTGAACATGTCTTTGAAGATAAACCCTACTGCAAGAGTCATGATGATGATATCTATGATTTCTTGAATGCTGAAAAGGGTCATAGGAGTGTGAAATACCCAAATGTTTAAAAAGCCTTTTCCGGGCATTCGCTCTATGAGTATTAAGAAAGGACAAACCGTGCGCGTACATTACACGGGAAAATTTGTTGATGGAGTAACGTTCGATAGTTCAGAAGGAAAAGAACCTCTTGAATTTACCGTAGGACAAGGCCAAGTCATCCCTGGTTTTGATGAAGGGGTTGTTGGCATGAGTGCTGGCGAGAAAAAAACAATTGAGATTGAACCAGAAAATGCATATGGCCCAGTTGATGAAAACGCTCGCATTGAACTTCCACGGG of the Candidatus Woesearchaeota archaeon genome contains:
- a CDS encoding fibrillarin-like rRNA/tRNA 2'-O-methyltransferase, with the protein product MRETRLKGVFEEKGRLFTKNLVPRKSVYGERLVRVQGVEYREWDPRRSKLCAGIKKGASQIGIYPDSKVLYLGASTGTTISHVSDIVGENGFVVGVDIAPRTTRELVFLSEERSNLAPLLADANHPEHYPQLIEFDALFQDVAQKNQVEIFLKNMALVKKGGFGLLCVKSRSIDVTKKPSIIYKEVLRELEKHITVVDKRTLEPFEQDHILYICKKK
- a CDS encoding protein translocase subunit SecF codes for the protein MFSAHIPILLKTALSSRGTMSSRRERRMLRSRGERYVPKKEEPQPRSTPKEHKWEATYKKYYKQLMFIPFIILLVALGILYAHYAQTGEFIDKGVSLKGGITLTVQTDKVVDAKEVQADVAKILGVEVNARAMTQAGQPVGIIIDAADVSEDELVAAVKQVIGDFESYSVEEIGASLGESFFKETMIALLLAFIFMGVVVFAYFRTPIPSAGIMLAAASDMIITLAVLDIMGVKLSTAGIAALLMLIGYSVDTDILLTTRVLRHKEGTVFTRMLSAMKTGLTMTATTMAALIVGLIVTQSEVLKQILLILFIGLIVDVVVTWLQNTGILMWFMERREKA
- the pyrG gene encoding CTP synthase (glutamine hydrolyzing), which codes for MPTKYIVVTGGVLSGLGKGIAAASIGFLLSSQKRVIPVKCEGYLNIDPGTMNPIEHGEVFVLDDGEEADMDFGHYERFLGISCKAHWNVTMGKIYQSIFEKERKGEYLGKTVQMIPHVTDQIKETWKSIAEEENADVMLIEIGGTVGDIETEMHIEAARQLKHDLGEENVCYIHLTYVPIPPGVGEQKSKPTQQSVGLLRQKGIQPDIIIGRCSEYLEEGIKKKIATFCDVSPRAVITGLDVDSIYKIPLVFYNEGLMDILNEKLQMNVRPNLREWSDLVQNIAKADDELTIAIAGKYTALEDSYASVVEAIHHACAHLKARPRILWVETTNAQELLKLEEADAIIVPGGFGTRGVEGKIDVIRFARENRIPFLGICLGLQLAVVEHARNKCELPDAHSAEMKEHATHCVVDILPEQKGITQKGGTMRLGAYEAVILKDSLVYRLYNAQKVSERHRHRYEVNPEYHQVLETRGLRFSGKSENGRLVEFLERTDHPFFVATQAHPELKSSLLKPAPLFFGLCAAALHIKKERETLARAEKTS